From a single Pseudobutyrivibrio xylanivorans genomic region:
- the purN gene encoding phosphoribosylglycinamide formyltransferase, with translation MKIAVCVSGGGTNLQAIIDKIESGEIHNTEIAVVISNNKKAHALERAAKAGIEGVCISPKDFATREEFNKVFLEKLDSYNVDLVVLAGFLVVIPPEMIRKYEYKIINIHPSLIPSFCGTGYYGLKVHEGVLARGVKVTGATCHFVDEGTDTGPIILQKAVEVLEDDTPEVLQRRVMEQAEWIIMPRAIDLIARGCVHVDAGKVHILEK, from the coding sequence ATGAAAATTGCTGTATGTGTATCTGGAGGTGGTACAAATCTCCAGGCAATAATCGATAAAATTGAATCAGGCGAGATTCATAACACTGAGATTGCAGTTGTAATTTCGAATAATAAAAAAGCCCATGCCTTAGAGCGGGCTGCAAAGGCTGGCATCGAGGGGGTATGTATCAGCCCAAAGGATTTTGCTACTCGTGAGGAGTTCAACAAAGTATTCCTTGAGAAGCTTGATTCGTATAATGTTGATTTGGTGGTTTTGGCTGGATTCTTAGTAGTTATTCCACCAGAGATGATTCGTAAATACGAATATAAGATTATCAATATTCATCCATCGCTCATACCTAGCTTTTGTGGCACAGGCTATTATGGCCTAAAGGTTCACGAGGGAGTTCTTGCCCGTGGTGTAAAAGTAACTGGAGCTACATGCCACTTTGTGGATGAAGGCACCGATACAGGCCCAATCATTTTACAAAAGGCCGTAGAAGTCCTGGAGGATGACACCCCAGAGGTACTCCAACGCCGTGTCATGGAACAGGCAGAGTGGATTATCATGCCCCGCGCGATTGATTTAATTGCTCGTGGTTGCGTGCATGTCGATGCGGGAAAAGTGCATATCTTAGAAAAATAA
- the purM gene encoding phosphoribosylformylglycinamidine cyclo-ligase: protein MDYKSSGVDIEAGYESVELMKKFVKGTMRPEVLGGLGGFSGAFDLSAIKNMDEPVLLSGTDGCGTKVKLAFLMDKHDTIGIDAVAMCVNDVACAGGEPLFFLDYIACGKNIPEKIATIVSGVAEGCKQSGCALVGGETAEHPGLMPEEEYDLAGFAVGIVDKKDIITGENLKDGDVLIGMASTGVHSNGFSLVRKIFEMTKESLDTYYDELGCTLGEALIAPTRIYVKALKAVKDAGVRVKACSHITGGGFYENIPRMLPEGKRAVVEKDSYEVPAIFKLMAKKGNVSEQMMYNTYNMGLGMIVAVDPADVDKTMEAMRSAGDTPYVVGRIIDGEKGVDLV, encoded by the coding sequence ATGGATTACAAGAGTTCAGGAGTAGATATTGAGGCAGGATATGAGTCAGTGGAGCTCATGAAGAAGTTCGTTAAGGGTACAATGAGACCTGAGGTATTAGGTGGTCTTGGCGGCTTCTCAGGCGCATTTGATCTTAGCGCTATCAAGAATATGGATGAGCCAGTACTTTTATCTGGTACAGATGGTTGCGGCACAAAGGTTAAGCTTGCTTTCCTTATGGATAAGCATGACACAATCGGTATTGATGCAGTTGCAATGTGTGTAAATGACGTTGCATGTGCAGGTGGCGAGCCACTTTTCTTCCTTGATTATATTGCCTGCGGCAAGAACATCCCAGAGAAGATTGCAACAATCGTTAGTGGTGTTGCAGAGGGATGTAAGCAGTCAGGCTGCGCCCTTGTAGGTGGCGAGACAGCAGAGCACCCAGGTCTTATGCCTGAGGAGGAGTATGATCTTGCAGGTTTTGCAGTAGGTATCGTTGATAAGAAGGATATCATCACAGGTGAGAACCTTAAGGATGGCGATGTTCTTATTGGTATGGCATCTACTGGTGTTCATTCAAATGGTTTCTCTCTTGTTCGTAAGATTTTCGAAATGACAAAGGAAAGTCTTGATACATATTATGATGAGCTTGGTTGCACTCTTGGTGAGGCACTTATTGCTCCAACACGTATTTACGTTAAGGCTCTTAAGGCTGTAAAGGATGCTGGCGTTCGTGTAAAGGCTTGCTCACATATCACAGGTGGTGGTTTCTATGAGAATATTCCACGTATGCTTCCAGAGGGGAAGCGTGCCGTTGTAGAGAAGGATTCTTATGAGGTTCCTGCAATCTTCAAGCTTATGGCTAAGAAGGGCAACGTATCTGAGCAGATGATGTACAACACATACAACATGGGACTTGGTATGATTGTTGCTGTAGATCCAGCTGATGTTGATAAGACAATGGAAGCTATGCGTTCTGCAGGCGATACACCATACGTCGTAGGTCGAATTATCGACGGCGAGAAGGGTGTAGATTTAGTTTAA
- the purE gene encoding 5-(carboxyamino)imidazole ribonucleotide mutase codes for MAKVSVVMGSDSDMPVMAKAVEVLEKFGIEYEMRIISAHREPDVFFEYAKGAKDRGVQCIIAGAGKAAHLPGMCAAIFEGPVIGIPMKTSDLGGVDSLYSIVQMPTGVPVATVAINGGANAGILAVKMLAMSDAALAGKLHDFIVEQKESVEAKDVKLQSEGYRAFLS; via the coding sequence ATGGCAAAAGTAAGTGTAGTTATGGGTTCTGATAGCGACATGCCTGTGATGGCTAAGGCTGTGGAAGTTTTAGAAAAATTTGGTATTGAATATGAGATGCGTATTATTTCTGCGCACAGAGAACCAGATGTTTTCTTTGAGTACGCTAAGGGTGCAAAGGACCGTGGGGTACAGTGCATCATTGCAGGAGCAGGAAAGGCGGCACATCTTCCAGGTATGTGCGCAGCTATTTTCGAGGGCCCAGTAATCGGCATCCCTATGAAGACTAGTGACCTTGGTGGAGTGGATTCACTCTATTCAATTGTTCAGATGCCTACCGGTGTACCTGTAGCTACAGTTGCCATTAACGGCGGAGCAAACGCTGGTATCCTCGCAGTGAAGATGCTTGCAATGTCTGACGCTGCCCTTGCAGGCAAACTCCACGATTTCATTGTAGAGCAGAAGGAAAGCGTAGAAGCGAAGGATGTAAAATTACAAAGCGAAGGCTATCGTGCCTTCTTATCTTAG
- a CDS encoding aminopeptidase encodes MSKTFYTENDDVIERYELVTDRIATINEDKDLPENLQAYFNQVAEFIQTVEIVMDKAVAGELENRSLEECKADHDRIFAIYKAGTYENSFLCPTYAVAELGEQLGGPLSAIYYRLTDMIRAAFAGRLDIFTIFCELFMQVYGVCQVESDDKFRREDIISAMASFKHDYCTIFTAEVFVGMIDPEYDFYRNIIMKSDLSDDRYLYRYGMYISENELKMAAHLRSMPHEDVVAMARTYVEGYIKGFEVCGKDISIKDTVGVHAPAGFELMTREAIKLFNEAGLAATVRFGGTEGRNLFSTVPNKQCEYDHKDDVAYVWDKGLADRILEVVKNTFEKNKELAAVFGGPAVIETFGDAPFEPKNFPANAEYTDKQNELNVYFMSQSGQITNQYIHGEERSFTIIAYPIPEIGEQFNEIFNETVAVNTMDYELYKNIQQHIIDVLDQGETVHVTGRGDNHTDITVKLHHLDNPAKQTNFENCVADVNIPVGEVFTSPELEGTNGVLHVTQVYLNELCYKNLEMKFEEGKIVSYNCSNFDTEEENKKYIFDNVLFKHETLPIGEFAIGTNTRAFVMGQKYGIADKLPILIAEKTGPHFAVGDTCYSHSEDVPMYNPDGKECIARDNSCSLLRNTDISKAYFNCHTDITIPYYELGDITVITADGRELEIIRDGRFVVPGTEVLNEVFEN; translated from the coding sequence ATGAGCAAGACATTTTACACAGAAAATGACGATGTCATCGAGCGCTATGAGCTTGTGACAGATCGCATCGCTACTATTAACGAGGACAAGGATTTACCTGAGAACCTTCAGGCTTATTTCAATCAGGTTGCTGAGTTCATACAGACAGTTGAAATTGTTATGGATAAGGCTGTTGCAGGTGAGCTTGAGAATCGTTCACTTGAAGAGTGCAAAGCTGACCACGATAGAATCTTTGCTATCTACAAGGCTGGCACATACGAGAACAGCTTCCTTTGCCCAACTTATGCTGTGGCAGAGCTTGGAGAGCAGCTTGGTGGTCCACTTTCAGCAATCTATTATAGATTAACAGATATGATTCGTGCAGCTTTTGCTGGACGTCTTGATATATTCACTATTTTCTGTGAGCTTTTTATGCAGGTTTATGGTGTTTGTCAGGTGGAGAGTGATGATAAGTTTCGCAGAGAGGATATCATTTCTGCAATGGCTTCATTTAAACACGACTATTGCACAATCTTCACTGCAGAAGTTTTTGTTGGAATGATTGATCCAGAGTATGATTTCTATAGAAATATCATTATGAAATCAGATCTTTCAGATGATAGATATCTTTACAGATATGGTATGTACATCAGCGAAAACGAGCTTAAGATGGCTGCACACCTTCGCAGTATGCCACATGAGGATGTGGTTGCTATGGCTCGTACATATGTGGAAGGCTACATCAAGGGCTTTGAGGTATGTGGAAAAGATATCTCTATAAAGGATACAGTTGGTGTACATGCTCCAGCTGGTTTCGAGCTTATGACTCGTGAGGCTATTAAGCTTTTCAACGAGGCAGGTCTTGCTGCTACAGTTCGTTTTGGTGGCACAGAGGGGCGCAATCTTTTCTCTACTGTTCCTAACAAGCAATGCGAGTACGACCACAAGGATGATGTAGCTTATGTTTGGGATAAGGGACTTGCAGATAGAATTCTGGAGGTTGTTAAGAATACATTTGAAAAGAACAAGGAGCTTGCAGCAGTATTTGGTGGTCCAGCTGTAATCGAGACATTCGGAGATGCTCCATTTGAGCCAAAGAATTTCCCTGCAAATGCTGAGTATACAGACAAGCAGAACGAGCTCAATGTTTACTTCATGAGCCAGAGCGGTCAGATTACAAATCAGTACATTCACGGAGAGGAGCGCAGCTTCACAATTATCGCTTATCCAATCCCTGAAATCGGCGAGCAGTTCAACGAGATTTTCAACGAGACTGTCGCTGTTAATACAATGGATTACGAGCTTTACAAGAACATCCAGCAGCACATTATCGATGTGCTTGATCAGGGCGAGACAGTTCACGTTACAGGTCGTGGGGACAATCACACAGACATCACTGTAAAGCTTCATCATCTTGATAATCCAGCTAAGCAGACTAATTTTGAGAACTGCGTTGCAGATGTAAATATTCCTGTTGGTGAGGTGTTCACATCACCTGAGCTTGAGGGCACAAACGGTGTGCTCCATGTTACACAGGTATACTTAAACGAGCTTTGCTACAAGAACCTCGAGATGAAGTTCGAGGAAGGCAAGATTGTTTCTTACAATTGCAGCAACTTTGATACAGAAGAAGAGAACAAGAAGTACATCTTCGACAATGTTCTTTTCAAGCACGAAACACTTCCAATCGGTGAGTTTGCCATTGGAACAAACACCAGAGCATTCGTAATGGGACAGAAGTACGGCATCGCTGACAAGCTTCCAATCCTCATTGCAGAAAAGACTGGTCCACACTTCGCAGTAGGTGATACTTGCTATTCACACTCTGAGGATGTACCTATGTACAACCCAGACGGCAAGGAATGCATCGCCCGCGATAATTCGTGCTCATTACTTCGTAACACAGATATTTCAAAGGCATATTTCAATTGCCACACAGATATTACAATACCTTATTATGAGCTTGGTGACATCACCGTAATCACAGCTGATGGACGCGAGCTCGAAATCATCCGCGATGGACGCTTCGTCGTACCAGGCACGGAAGTACTTAACGAGGTATTCGAAAACTAG
- the pyrE gene encoding orotate phosphoribosyltransferase gives MESYKSEFIEFMVESDVLKFGDFTLKSGRKSPFFMNAGAYVTGSQLTRLGEYYAKAIHNAYGDDFDVLFGPAYKGIPLAVITAEAFYKLYGKEIKYCSNRKEEKDHGADMGSLLGYKIKDGDRVVMIEDVTTSGKSMEETVPIVRAQGDVEIVGLMVSLNRQEVGLSGDKSKSALDEVAETYGFKTGAIVSMDEVVEHLWNRECQGKVVIDDEMKSRIDAYYKEYGVQ, from the coding sequence ATGGAAAGCTACAAGTCAGAATTTATAGAGTTTATGGTGGAGTCTGATGTCCTCAAATTCGGTGATTTTACACTGAAATCAGGGCGGAAGTCTCCTTTTTTTATGAATGCGGGAGCCTATGTTACAGGTAGCCAGCTTACCCGTCTTGGCGAGTACTATGCAAAGGCTATTCACAATGCCTACGGGGATGATTTCGATGTGCTTTTTGGACCAGCCTACAAGGGCATTCCACTTGCAGTAATCACAGCTGAAGCGTTCTACAAGCTTTACGGCAAGGAGATTAAATATTGTAGCAATCGTAAGGAAGAAAAGGACCATGGTGCAGACATGGGTTCACTCCTTGGCTATAAAATAAAGGATGGCGACAGAGTTGTCATGATTGAGGATGTTACAACCTCAGGCAAGTCAATGGAAGAGACAGTTCCAATCGTTCGCGCACAGGGTGATGTTGAAATCGTTGGTCTTATGGTTTCACTTAATCGTCAGGAGGTTGGTCTTTCAGGAGACAAGTCAAAGTCAGCTCTTGATGAAGTTGCTGAGACTTATGGTTTCAAGACAGGTGCCATCGTTTCAATGGACGAGGTCGTGGAGCATCTTTGGAACAGAGAGTGCCAGGGCAAGGTAGTCATCGATGACGAGATGAAGTCTCGAATCGATGCATATTATAAGGAGTACGGAGTACAGTAA
- a CDS encoding YibE/F family protein — protein MKNELIIKIVSVVVFLVLSVGVIIYANTDRPKYTITESSGVEYETARVLSVLEDNTTIDADVENVKKGSAELEVEILTGRYKGDVCKVTNYFSALYNVDVSKGDTVSVRIDTSDVNEYTISIYNYNRIPLTIGLVVVFFGVLLLLGGKQGLKAFIGLVYTVVAIIFVLLPLTLKGVSPIPLTIGIVFVTSAVCFLLIGGIQKKTIAAALGSLAGVLIAAFLGAIAAKVGGVTTFQMDEAEALLLVKSTNPIQLRGLFISGILIAAMGAVMDIAMSISSAISEVHEANSKLGFKDLFAAGMNIGRDAMGTMANTLVLAYVGGALNMMVLIYSYGVSFTQLINTDFVAIELIRAIAGSVGIIGTVPCVAAISASLMSREK, from the coding sequence ATGAAAAACGAACTGATAATTAAAATTGTATCAGTCGTAGTATTTTTGGTCTTAAGTGTTGGCGTAATAATTTATGCCAACACCGACAGACCTAAATATACCATTACAGAGAGCTCTGGCGTCGAATATGAGACTGCTAGAGTTCTTTCTGTTTTAGAGGATAATACTACGATTGATGCTGATGTAGAAAATGTAAAGAAGGGTAGCGCTGAGCTTGAGGTTGAAATCCTTACTGGCCGTTATAAGGGCGATGTTTGCAAGGTTACAAACTATTTCAGTGCGCTCTACAATGTGGATGTTTCAAAAGGGGATACAGTCAGTGTCAGAATTGACACCAGTGATGTGAATGAATACACCATAAGCATTTACAACTACAACAGAATCCCACTTACCATTGGGCTTGTCGTAGTGTTCTTTGGTGTACTTCTGTTGCTAGGTGGAAAGCAGGGATTGAAGGCATTTATTGGACTTGTGTATACGGTAGTTGCCATAATCTTTGTGTTGCTTCCACTCACATTAAAGGGGGTATCGCCGATTCCTCTTACTATCGGAATTGTATTTGTCACATCGGCAGTATGCTTTTTGCTCATTGGTGGAATTCAAAAGAAAACAATTGCGGCAGCACTTGGCTCCCTTGCAGGAGTTTTGATTGCAGCATTTCTTGGAGCAATAGCAGCTAAGGTGGGAGGTGTTACAACCTTCCAGATGGACGAGGCAGAAGCATTGTTACTTGTAAAATCGACTAATCCTATTCAGCTTAGAGGACTGTTCATCAGTGGAATTCTAATTGCTGCCATGGGTGCGGTAATGGATATTGCGATGTCCATTTCTTCAGCTATCAGCGAGGTCCACGAGGCAAACTCAAAGCTTGGCTTCAAGGACTTATTTGCCGCAGGTATGAATATCGGACGTGATGCTATGGGAACTATGGCAAACACCCTGGTGCTTGCATACGTTGGTGGAGCCTTGAATATGATGGTGCTCATCTATTCTTATGGCGTATCCTTCACCCAGCTTATTAACACCGACTTCGTAGCTATCGAGCTCATTAGAGCTATAGCAGGCTCAGTCGGTATCATTGGCACCGTGCCATGCGTAGCAGCAATTTCAGCGTCATTAATGTCTCGTGAAAAGTAA